The window GCAGGGTGGGGTCCGGGGCCGGAGTGGTGGTCAGCAAGAGCACCTGGGCCGCGGGGTGTTCGGGGGCGTAGAGGTCGTCTTCGTCGACATCGCCGGGAATCGAGTTGGGCTGGATCTCGATCCGTCCGTCGGGGCTGTCGGCGAGGTGGTGGATGCCCCGGTAGTCGCTCTCGCGCTCGGTGAAGACCTGGCTGACGCGGTCACTGACGAGCCGGACCAGCTCGCTGACGGTGTGGGTGCATCAGGACGTCGGAGAGACCGGTCCCGAGATGCCTGAGCGATGCCACGCAGGTGCGGGGTATCTCCGACATCCAGTGCCAAACGTCCGGCGCTTTTCATCGGGAGTGGCACCGGCGGCAAGGCAAGGTCGGCGTCCGGTCTGGGCGCTGGATCACCGTACGTCGATGTAGTCGCCTGGGGCGTTGGCGGCTGCGGTGGTGGTGTTGCCGGGGTAGCTGTAGCGCCAGTAGCCGTCGCGGCTCGCGGTGACGGTGGTCTTGAGAGAGCCGGTGGAGCTGGCGGTGACGGTTTTGACGGTGGTGTAGTGGCCGGTGGGCGTGCGGTACTGCAGGCGCACGGGCTGGTTGGCGTAGCGGTGGTACGTGGAGTCGTTCCAGCTGACGCGGCTGAGTGTGCCGGTGATGGTGATCGGCTTGCCCTTGGTGACTGGCTCGGGTGCCGCGTTGGTCGTGAGCTTCGAGGCGCGCTGGAGGTTGACTGACGCTGTTTCCTTGCGGTGGTAGTCGCCGTCCAGCGCGAGGGCGTTGACGTGAAGGCGCCAGGTGCCGGCGTCAGCGTTGTGCAGCCAGCCTTCGCCCATCGTGAACGAGAAGTCGCACCGTGTGGTGCTGTCGTTGACTGCGGTGCGTACCGGGTCGTGGGCCGCTGCGAGATATCCAGTGGGCGCGGTGGAGGGGTCTCGGTACAGCAAGACGTCGATGTAGTCGAGGCCTGCGGGGTCGCTGGCGGTCGCGGTTGCGGAGAACGAGGCCTGCGCGGCCGCTCCGATGACGAGGGTTTTGCCGTCGTTGACGGAGGCGGAGAGGATCTGTGTGTCGCCCAGGCGGGTTTCCGCTGATGCTGTCGATGTGCTCAGGCACAGGACCGTGAACGAGGCGACAACAGTTGCGGCGACACGCTTGCCCAATTCAATCCCCCAGGTGGAACGCCGCCCCTGAGCTGTCGTCAGGGCGTAGCGAAGCAGTGAGGTGATGCTAACGCCTGCCGTCGTACTTCCTTTCGAGGGGTGTTTGCGAGAGGTCTTGACCTGCTGTCCGTCGATGTAGATCGCTGCCCGGCGGGAAGGTGATCGTTGCCCGGCGGTCAGGCCGGGTACAGGGCCGCGATGCGGGGCAGCCTGGCGGCGATGCGTTCGTGGTCGCCGAAGTCGAAGTTCCACTCCGGGTCGAGGTCGGGGTAGCGGATCGTGAAGCTGTTGTGGGGTGGCTCGCTTCCGGTGGCGGTCTGGTAGGCGTTCCAGACGATAGTGAGGATTGCCTCGCCCTCAAGATCCCAGCCTTTGGCGGCGGCTTGCTGGACAGTGGGGAGGCTGGCCAGGCTGTCCGGATCATTGATGGCGTCCTCGAAGGTGGTACGGCCCTGGGCGATGAGCCAGCCACGGAAGTAGTCGAAGCCGTCGTCGGAGCAGCCACCGTTGATCTGGTACGCGGCGGCCCACAGGGGGGCCAGGTAGGACGCGGCCATCAAGTCCCACAGGATCTTCCCCGCCCGGATGATCTCCGCCGGTTCCAGTCCGGCGAGGAGGGTGCTGGCGCGGGCAGCGACCTCCTCGGCATCCGTCGGGTCGGCGGCTTGGCGGCGGGCTTGGTCGATCAGGCGCCAGAAGCGGTCGTGGTCCATGGTCAGTCCCACCAGAACTCCCAGCAGTTCAGATCGATGAGGTGCTCTGCATACGAGTCCAGGGTGGCGTGGGCGCCTTGCCAGATGGAGTCGGGGCAGAAGGCGAAGTGCTCGGCGGCGATGGCCAGGGCGTCGTCGAGTCCACTTGGGGGTGCGGCGACGCTGAGGTGGAGGGTGCTGCATCCGACGCCGACGACACGCGCGCCGAATCGCTCTTCCCAGTCGCGGACGACGGCGGAGAACGTCGCCGTGTCATTGTCGTAGTTGGCAGGTCCGTCCCATCCGACGACGGTGAGGGCGTCTGCTCCGCGGGGTGCTGAGACAAGGCCGAGACGTGCGTGCGGGTTCTGCTCCAGGAGGACTCGCGCGTATTGCGCGGCCATGGCATCGGGGTCCGCGGCGATCGTGCGGCCGGGTGCGGTTCCGGGCCAGGTCTGACCGAAGGGGGCGGTGACAGCCAGGCGCTCCTCGGCGGTGAGCACGTCGTCCTCGCCGGTGGCGGTGTGGTCCCGCCACCAGCGCGCAAGGAGTTCCTCGGGGTCGTGGTCGTCGGGGGAGGACATGCGCTCGGGGGAGAGTTCGCCGCAGCCCCAGGGCCGGAAGTCGCCGTCGTGCGGGTCCGGGGAGTCGAGCAGTAGCGGCCACAGCCCGGAGGTGGCGTGTTCGGCGCGCAGTTGCGCCCACAGGTCGGCGGCGGACGGGCTGCCGCTCAGCCACAGCGGCTGCAGATCGCCGTCACCTTCGTCCGAGGTGACCATGCGTCCGGGCGGCAGGACTATTCCGTGGGACAGGCGGGATTCGAGGTTCACGAGCGGATGCTAAGCCTGGGGTCTGACATTGATGCTGATACTCAGGTTCCGGCGGCCGTGGCTCGGGGTCTGACTGACGCCCTGCTGGGCTGTCCTTGTGCTGTACTGTCCGGCCGCCGGAGCCTGTTCGCATGGCTCCGGCCGGGCGGAACATGACCTGATAGGAGCTTGGCCAGAAGCCCCTGGCATCAGCGGACGCGTACGACACGGCGGGCAACGACGTCTTCGGCGACTCTTCTCTCTGTCACCAAGAGGGCCTTTCCCCGGATGACTGAATGCCGCCGGGGTTTGGCTTGACTTCACAGTGATCCGTCAGCGCATCGCAGACGGCACCTATGCACCGCGCACCCGAGTGCCCTCCGTAGTCCAGTTGCAGCAGGAGTTCGGGATTGCTGGGGCGACCGGGCAGAAGGTTCACTGCCAGCTGCGGGAGGACGGTCTGATCTACACGAAGCCCGGCCTCGGCTCGTTCGTCGCCCAGCAGCGCGGCGGGTGACCTCGCCCATCCGCCCCGGGGGAAGCGGACGGACGGGGCCGGCTCAGATGTCCCAGGCCTGTGACGGCCGGTCCAGCCAGACACGCTGCCCGTGCTGGGTGACCGTCAGGCCGAATCGCTCGTAGTCGGGTTCGCCGGCCGCCCGCCACCATGCGAGGGCGGCGGCGACCTCATCCCAGAGCCTGCGTGGCCCGGACTGCCAGACCTGCGCTTCCCTCTGACCGTCGCGGAACATGACGCACGCCCACGACCGATCGCTCAGCCCGTAGAACCACACCGGCCGTGCCCCGTCGCGCTTTTCGCCCACCACATGCACGCACTGCCGGAGTCGGAGCCCCAGGGCAAACCGCTTGGGGCTGAACCGCTCCGCCATGAACTCGCCTTCCGTGATCGGCGCGAACGACTTCGCGCGGTCGGCCTCGCTGCCCGTGACGTACTCGGAGTGCACGACGGGCAAGAGCCGTTGGGTCCGCGCCTTCATGAACTCCACGGGGCCGGTGAACGCGCCGGTGGCGCTCGCTCCGTCTGCCGAGACAACCAGCCGGGCGACGGCATCATCGTTGCCGTAGTGAGTCCCCCACGGGGCCACGATGACCCCGCCCGGTCGGCACTGCTCCACCCACGCGAACGGGATGGACCGGAAGCCGCATGTAGCGATGATGCGGTCGTACGGGCCCCCTTCCGGATATCCCTTGCACCCGTCGCCATGAATCACCAGCACCGGAAGCCCGAAGAGATTGAGCGCTGTACGAGCCTCTGCCGCAACGGCCTCGTCAACTTCGACCGTGACGACGCTCTCGGTCCCCAGCCTGTGTGCCAACAGCGCGGCGTTCCACCCAGTGCCGGTGCCGATTTCCAGGACGCGGTTTCCGGGCTGCACGTCCAGGTCCCGCAGCATCCGGAAAACGACCGACGGCATCGATGCCGACGAGGTGGACACCTGGCCCGGTTCGGTGCCGGAATGCTTCCCGTCGTCCCATTGCGTGACCACGGGGACGTCGGAGTCCGCGTACCCGTACCAGGCAGCCGCGTCTTGCGAACGCGAGACGGGAACGCTCCGTCCCGTGGTCATGTCGAAAGGCCACATGAGGTCTGGCAGGAACGAGGAGCGGGGCACCGCAGCGAACGAGGGGGCCCAATCCGAAGCAAGCGCACCGCCCGACATGAGGACGCGCCCCAGCTCGGTACGGCTGGGGCGCTCCTGGTGTGCGTTGGTGGTCATTGCTCAGACGGCCTTGGGCGGGTTGGGGACTCCGGGGCCACCATCCGGGGTGGGCGGGGGCGGCGGGGGTGCAGGTTCACCGGGAAGCCCGTCGCCGCCGTTGCTCTGCACGATGTGAGCCACAGTCTCTCCTTCGTCAGTGTTCTCTGAAACCCGTCCGGCGGTTGACGGTCATGCGGTCGACCAAAACGGGGTCTCGCTCCGCCCCGGCCGCTCGACCTGTCCAGGGTTCGGGGAGCCGGGGCGGGCACTGGGACCCGCCCCGCCAGAGGCTTGCGGTCCTCCGGCGGGACGGGCGTTCATGGGTGCGACCCTGTCCCTGCGGTCGCCGTGGGCCCCTTCACGCCGGGGAGGCGCCGCCGGTCAGCGGATGCGGACGGTGTTGGCGCAGCCGTCGTGGATCCGGTCGGAGAAGGACACTCCCCCGGAGGGGCTGGCCTGGCCGTACGGGTGCGTCGCCTCGCCCGGCCTGATGGGCTGGTCGCAGGCCAGGCACATCCGCACGCCGGTCAGCGTCTCGTAGTGGTCGCACAGTGCCAGCAGCGACCGGCCGAGTCTGCGCACGTGCGCGGCAGCGTCGTAAGGCATCAGCCCGGGGCCGGCGCTCAGCTTCCCCCGCGCCTCGCCGACGCAGGCGAGCGCACAGTAGCGAGGCACGTCGTCGGCGGGCAGTCGTGCCGCGACCTGCTCGATCTCGGGGATGATCAGCTGCATGTGGCCGCGCAGCAGGCCGGTCAGCGTCTCCAGCGTGCTGCGCTCGGTGGGGGTCACGTCGGGCGGGAGCACCTCGGCGACGCTTGCACGCATCGTGGTGATGTCCGCCGGCGGCGCGCTCGTGCCCTCACCGCTCTCGGTGGCGTTCATGACGCTTCCTCGCCGTCCTCGTCGGCGAGGACGCCTCCCACCATGGCCACGGTCAGCACGTCCGATACCTGGCACAGCTTGCCCGGCCGGCTCACGGGCACCGCCCAGTACGAGAACAGCGTGCCTTGGTCCAACTCCGTGAGGTCGGGGCGGGGGACGCCAAGGTAGGTGCCCTCCCCGAGGCACTGGGCGGCGGGCGCCCTCCACTCCTTCGCGGTGCCCGGCGGTACGAGGGCGTAGTAGCGCCGGCCGTCGGGGTCGTGGATGACCGGGCCCCCCTGCATGTGCCTCGCCAGCCGCCGGGCCACGACGGACACGTCATGGCTGGCGAACGCGTGGTGGGCGACGGCCGCGGGGATGCGGACCGCGTCGAAGAGCCGTCCCAGCGGGATGAGGGCGAGCCTGGCGGCGCTGCTCCACTCCCGGTGCGGTGCCGCGGGCGAGGGGTGCGCGGAGGCGAGCCACTCCTGAACCGTTCCGGTGGGCGACGGACTTGCTGCTGTCCAGGCCCCTCCGAGGGCCCTATGGTTCGTCATGTCGACGCTCCCTCACTGGTTTGAGCGTTGACCACTCCCGGGGCCGATCGCCGCGGTCGCCGGGGCTGATCTGTTATGCATCGAGATTCGTCGCTTGGGCGCAACTCGGGGATGACCGGCGGGTGTTACCGAGGCGGAAATACACTCGTTCCTGGTTCGGTACGGCGCGATGAAGCGCATACGATCACACCGGAAGTTGGCCCCATGGACGCCATCACCCCCGGCCCGCTCGCCCCCGAGGTCCTCGATCGAGGAGACGTCAAGCGAGCCCTGGCAGAGCACGACTTCTCGGCGGCCTTCTCACTCATGAAGAAGTGGGGCGGCCTGTCGCAGAACCGGATCGCGGCGGCCTGCCAACTCACGCCAGGCAAGGTTTCCACGATCATCAGTGGGCAGCAGCAGATCACCAGCTTCGACGTGATCTGCCGCATCGCCGACGGGCTACGCATTCCCGGGCGCATGGTCGGGCTCGCCGACCGGCCGTGGGAGAGACAGCCAGATACCCCGGACCCCCCAACGCCGCCAGCCGCACGGACATCCGATGACGCCCCCTGGGAACCCGTTGCGACCGTAGGCCTGGCCGCAGATCTGACCAGGAGCGATCTCATGATGGACCGCCGCGCAGCTACGCGCGCCCTCACCAGCGCCGCCCTGTCCGGCGCCGCGCTGCTCGACTCCCTGGAAGGCTGGCTCCAGCCCACGCCAGCCGCCGCACCCGCGCGCCGACGTGGGCGCATCGGTCAACGCGAAGTCCGCGAACTGGAGACCACGGCGCGCGCCTTCCGGGCGTGGGACCACAAGTTCGGCGGAGGCCTTCGCCGCAAGGCTGTCGTCGGACAGCTCAACGAGGTTGCCAGTCACCTGGAAGAACACCAGGCACCGGACGTCGAGCGCGGTCTCTGCCAGGTGATGGCCTTCCTCAGCGGCACGGCTGCCACGATGGCGTGGGACTCAGGCCTCCAAAAGCAGGCCCAGAGCTACTACATGCTGGCGCTGCGCGCAGCTCACGCCGGCAACGACTCTGCGTTCGGGGCCAACGTCCTGGCTGGCATGGCCCGGCAGATGCTGTACCGAGACCGCCCGCAGGATGCCCTCGAACTCGTGCACCTGGCGCAGAAAGGTGCAGGGAAGATGGCGGGCGCGCGGGTGCGGGCCATGCTCCATACCCGGGAGGCCTGGGCGTATGCGGCCATGGGGCGCGCCTCGGCATTCAAGCGGGCCACGGGCGAGGCGACCGAAGCGCTCACCGACGCAGACGGGAGCGAAGACCCGTACTGGATCGCTTACTTCGGCGAGGCCGAGCTGGCAGGCGTCACCGGTGGCCGTTTGCTGGATATGGCCCGCACCGATCCGCAGCAACACGCTGAGCCCGCCGCACAGAGCATCCGTGGCGCACTGGCGAGCCGCGGCACCGAGGCAGGCCGCAGCTACGCCCTGGACTTGATCGGCCTGGCCGAATGCCACTTCCTCATGGGCGATGTGGCAGGGGCCGTCGAGCAGACGCACCTTGCAGTCGACGCTGCGGCACGCACCCAGTCCAGCCGGGTCCGGGCCCAGTTGGGCCAGCTCTACCCGTACACGGTGGGTCGGTCGGCTTCGCGTACGGTCAGCGAAGCGCGGGCGAGTATCCGCGAACTGTTGTCGAGCTGAAGGAGCGACGTGACCACCATCGCTGTCACAGGGCACATGGACCTGACCGACTCCAGCGTCCCCCTGGTCCGCGACGCCCTGCGGGAGACGCTCAGGCCATACGCCGACAACCTCACTGGCGTCTCGTGCATCGCCAAGGGCTCGGACTCCCTGTTCGCCGAGGTCGTGCTGGACCTCGGTGGACGCTTGGTCGCCATCATCCCCTCGAAGGACTACCGGCAGAACAAGGTCAAGCCGGACCACGTAGAGACCTTCGACCGGCTCTGCGCTGCTGCTGCCGAGGTGGTGATCCTGGAACACGAGAGTGCGAACCGCTCGGCGTACGAGGATGCCAACCGCGCGCTGCTGAAGCGTGCCGATCGGTTGGTGGCGGTCTGGAACGGCGAACCTCCCAGCGGCAAAGGCGGCGGCACCGCGGATACCGTCCTGGAGGCGCGCGATGCTGGCCTCCCTGTCGACGTCGTGTGGCCCGGCCGGGCTGAGCGTCGAGCCTGACGACGATTGAGCCCCTGCTGCCGGAGCAGCAGGGGCCGGGTTTCACCCTCCGCCTGGCCGCGGGTG of the Streptomyces sp. NBC_00287 genome contains:
- a CDS encoding DUF6415 family natural product biosynthesis protein; this encodes MNATESGEGTSAPPADITTMRASVAEVLPPDVTPTERSTLETLTGLLRGHMQLIIPEIEQVAARLPADDVPRYCALACVGEARGKLSAGPGLMPYDAAAHVRRLGRSLLALCDHYETLTGVRMCLACDQPIRPGEATHPYGQASPSGGVSFSDRIHDGCANTVRIR
- a CDS encoding calcium-binding protein yields the protein MGKRVAATVVASFTVLCLSTSTASAETRLGDTQILSASVNDGKTLVIGAAAQASFSATATASDPAGLDYIDVLLYRDPSTAPTGYLAAAHDPVRTAVNDSTTRCDFSFTMGEGWLHNADAGTWRLHVNALALDGDYHRKETASVNLQRASKLTTNAAPEPVTKGKPITITGTLSRVSWNDSTYHRYANQPVRLQYRTPTGHYTTVKTVTASSTGSLKTTVTASRDGYWRYSYPGNTTTAAANAPGDYIDVR
- a CDS encoding GntR family transcriptional regulator codes for the protein MIRQRIADGTYAPRTRVPSVVQLQQEFGIAGATGQKVHCQLREDGLIYTKPGLGSFVAQQRGG
- a CDS encoding DUF4253 domain-containing protein gives rise to the protein MNLESRLSHGIVLPPGRMVTSDEGDGDLQPLWLSGSPSAADLWAQLRAEHATSGLWPLLLDSPDPHDGDFRPWGCGELSPERMSSPDDHDPEELLARWWRDHTATGEDDVLTAEERLAVTAPFGQTWPGTAPGRTIAADPDAMAAQYARVLLEQNPHARLGLVSAPRGADALTVVGWDGPANYDNDTATFSAVVRDWEERFGARVVGVGCSTLHLSVAAPPSGLDDALAIAAEHFAFCPDSIWQGAHATLDSYAEHLIDLNCWEFWWD
- a CDS encoding methyltransferase domain-containing protein, whose translation is MTTNAHQERPSRTELGRVLMSGGALASDWAPSFAAVPRSSFLPDLMWPFDMTTGRSVPVSRSQDAAAWYGYADSDVPVVTQWDDGKHSGTEPGQVSTSSASMPSVVFRMLRDLDVQPGNRVLEIGTGTGWNAALLAHRLGTESVVTVEVDEAVAAEARTALNLFGLPVLVIHGDGCKGYPEGGPYDRIIATCGFRSIPFAWVEQCRPGGVIVAPWGTHYGNDDAVARLVVSADGASATGAFTGPVEFMKARTQRLLPVVHSEYVTGSEADRAKSFAPITEGEFMAERFSPKRFALGLRLRQCVHVVGEKRDGARPVWFYGLSDRSWACVMFRDGQREAQVWQSGPRRLWDEVAAALAWWRAAGEPDYERFGLTVTQHGQRVWLDRPSQAWDI
- a CDS encoding helix-turn-helix domain-containing protein — translated: MDAITPGPLAPEVLDRGDVKRALAEHDFSAAFSLMKKWGGLSQNRIAAACQLTPGKVSTIISGQQQITSFDVICRIADGLRIPGRMVGLADRPWERQPDTPDPPTPPAARTSDDAPWEPVATVGLAADLTRSDLMMDRRAATRALTSAALSGAALLDSLEGWLQPTPAAAPARRRGRIGQREVRELETTARAFRAWDHKFGGGLRRKAVVGQLNEVASHLEEHQAPDVERGLCQVMAFLSGTAATMAWDSGLQKQAQSYYMLALRAAHAGNDSAFGANVLAGMARQMLYRDRPQDALELVHLAQKGAGKMAGARVRAMLHTREAWAYAAMGRASAFKRATGEATEALTDADGSEDPYWIAYFGEAELAGVTGGRLLDMARTDPQQHAEPAAQSIRGALASRGTEAGRSYALDLIGLAECHFLMGDVAGAVEQTHLAVDAAARTQSSRVRAQLGQLYPYTVGRSASRTVSEARASIRELLSS
- a CDS encoding DUF4240 domain-containing protein: MGLTMDHDRFWRLIDQARRQAADPTDAEEVAARASTLLAGLEPAEIIRAGKILWDLMAASYLAPLWAAAYQINGGCSDDGFDYFRGWLIAQGRTTFEDAINDPDSLASLPTVQQAAAKGWDLEGEAILTIVWNAYQTATGSEPPHNSFTIRYPDLDPEWNFDFGDHERIAARLPRIAALYPA